Proteins encoded in a region of the Pseudomonas viciae genome:
- a CDS encoding DUF2339 domain-containing protein: MQWILTLLGLALGWVVDESFADALIGALVGLGIAQAFRLSRLAVQAAKQQGLLQEAQRSLIELQARLTVLERGTTAAPGDPAPAPEVVVAQSPKAEPRVEPELSWELPPDLEPVSAMATQASQPLPDDIWKPQSVASKPAARKPARPEPVVFEPVAPRGPNLFDRAWMGARNWLFGGNTVLRVGVVLLFLGLAFLLRYATEGMVVPIELRYAGVAASALGLLGLGWWLRQRNNNYALMLQGTGIAVLYLTVFAAMRLHPLLDSKAALGLLVAVTVFSAILAVTQNALGLAAAAALGGFAAPILTSTGSGNHVALFSYFILLNAGILAIAWFKAWRLLNLIGFVGTFGIGLAWGLRSYAPELLWSTEPFLILFFLIYLAIGLLFTRRKLLEMSDAPEDGSRDALLRWSTRKGDYVDGTMLFAPPLVGFGLQFALVQHLEFAAAFSALALGMIYMGLARVLMGGRALLLAETCLALGVIFASLAIPLGLDARWTSAAWAVEGAGIFWLGLRQQRPFARAFALLLQLGSALAFISELRTGESSLLDGPPLGALMLGGALLFTFYQLRKAAPELTSNWERQGLPVLAVLGLSFLYLLAPLFFFTHGTAIAWALAGLATLFVGLRLQSRSFLFTAFAVQLLGGALFLLRLQGAEGDSAAVFSAGWSGLLSASLIGLALIGGMLLAARDDMVRNDVRLLRGLSVVLLAGLVLINLAVLFVLPWQTASGVWAASGLLIIWLSLYLKQRVSFVFGLLLQLLGGAAFLTAGPALLGPLNAEDLRPLAHSGFWTPLVLGLAALVGAWRLQRGHSAAVFEAMSLQRLSEMLLIWGAGWWALAWVSEVLRFAPVNLQGSLLLLVAAISVALWTVLALRLNWPALGLLCTLLIPAAGCVLVATGHSYYHPAADFGWLAWLAVFGVHFLSLKRLAPMLPAQARSTAHVLGCWLLMAVLMLELRYGLLLLSEQYNAWRWLGWAILPSLYLVLMAAPRAWPWPISAQSREYRVYAAAPMALLMLGWFWLTNTFSDGTAEPLPYVPLLNPLELGLLFALFGVYVWARNAVAQSTNRWSRVGHIAQLVAGVSLFAFFTALVMRSAHQWMGVPFELDALLESMFVQAGLSIVWTLIALGLMIGGHLRHRREVWLIGAALIALVVAKLFFVELSNRGGLARIVSFIGVGVLLLVVGYFAPLPPKRPETVAQPEPPMPVSEGVSS, translated from the coding sequence ATGCAATGGATTTTGACGCTGTTGGGCCTGGCACTCGGCTGGGTGGTGGATGAGTCGTTCGCCGATGCGCTGATAGGTGCGCTGGTGGGACTTGGCATCGCCCAAGCATTCCGGCTGAGCCGCCTGGCTGTCCAGGCCGCCAAGCAACAGGGCCTTCTGCAGGAGGCGCAGCGTAGCTTGATCGAGCTGCAAGCGCGTCTGACGGTGCTTGAGCGCGGCACCACTGCTGCACCGGGTGATCCGGCGCCAGCGCCTGAAGTCGTCGTCGCCCAGTCACCGAAAGCCGAACCTCGCGTCGAGCCGGAGTTGAGCTGGGAACTGCCGCCTGACCTCGAGCCCGTCTCGGCAATGGCTACGCAAGCCAGTCAGCCCCTGCCCGACGACATCTGGAAACCTCAGTCTGTCGCCTCCAAGCCCGCCGCCCGCAAACCGGCTCGCCCGGAACCGGTGGTTTTTGAGCCCGTAGCTCCTCGTGGCCCGAATCTATTCGACCGCGCCTGGATGGGCGCGCGCAATTGGCTGTTTGGCGGCAACACCGTGCTGCGGGTCGGCGTGGTGCTGTTGTTCCTCGGCCTGGCGTTCCTGCTGCGCTATGCCACTGAAGGCATGGTGGTCCCGATCGAACTGCGTTACGCCGGCGTCGCGGCCAGTGCCTTGGGCCTGCTGGGCCTGGGTTGGTGGCTGCGCCAACGCAACAACAATTATGCGCTGATGCTTCAGGGCACCGGGATCGCGGTGCTGTACTTGACCGTGTTCGCTGCCATGCGCCTGCACCCATTGCTCGACTCCAAGGCCGCCCTGGGCTTGCTGGTGGCCGTCACGGTGTTCTCGGCGATCCTGGCGGTGACCCAGAACGCCTTGGGCCTGGCCGCCGCCGCAGCGTTGGGCGGGTTTGCCGCACCGATCCTGACTTCCACCGGCAGCGGCAACCACGTCGCCCTGTTCAGTTACTTCATCCTGCTCAACGCCGGCATCCTCGCGATTGCCTGGTTCAAGGCCTGGCGCCTGCTCAATCTGATCGGCTTCGTCGGCACCTTCGGCATCGGTTTGGCCTGGGGCCTGCGCTCTTACGCGCCGGAGCTGCTCTGGAGCACCGAGCCGTTCCTGATCCTGTTCTTCCTCATTTACCTGGCGATCGGCTTGCTGTTCACCCGTCGCAAACTGTTGGAAATGAGCGACGCCCCCGAGGACGGCAGCCGCGATGCGTTGTTGCGCTGGTCGACGCGCAAGGGCGATTACGTGGACGGCACGATGCTGTTCGCGCCGCCGCTGGTGGGTTTCGGTTTGCAGTTCGCCTTGGTGCAGCACCTGGAGTTCGCCGCTGCGTTCAGTGCCCTGGCCCTGGGCATGATCTACATGGGCCTGGCCCGCGTGCTGATGGGCGGCCGGGCCTTGCTGCTGGCTGAAACCTGCCTGGCCCTGGGGGTGATTTTTGCCAGCCTGGCGATTCCCTTGGGGCTCGACGCCCGTTGGACCTCGGCAGCCTGGGCCGTGGAGGGCGCGGGGATCTTCTGGTTGGGCCTGCGTCAGCAACGACCCTTCGCCCGGGCCTTTGCCTTGCTGCTGCAACTGGGCTCGGCACTGGCATTCATCAGCGAACTGCGGACCGGCGAGAGCAGCCTGCTCGATGGCCCACCGTTGGGCGCGTTGATGCTCGGCGGCGCCTTGCTCTTCACCTTCTACCAGTTGCGCAAGGCTGCGCCAGAGCTCACCTCGAATTGGGAGCGCCAGGGTTTGCCGGTGCTGGCTGTCCTGGGACTCAGCTTCCTGTATCTGCTGGCGCCGCTGTTTTTCTTCACCCACGGCACCGCTATCGCCTGGGCCCTGGCCGGTTTGGCGACACTGTTTGTTGGCCTGCGCCTGCAATCGCGCAGCTTCCTGTTCACCGCGTTTGCGGTGCAGTTGCTCGGCGGCGCGCTGTTCCTGTTGCGCCTGCAAGGCGCCGAGGGTGACTCGGCGGCGGTGTTCAGTGCCGGCTGGAGCGGTTTGCTCAGTGCTTCCCTGATCGGTCTGGCATTGATTGGCGGTATGTTGCTGGCGGCACGCGATGACATGGTGCGCAACGACGTCCGATTGCTGCGCGGGTTGTCAGTGGTGTTGCTGGCCGGGTTGGTGCTGATCAACCTCGCTGTGCTGTTCGTCCTGCCTTGGCAAACAGCGAGCGGTGTGTGGGCGGCCAGCGGTCTGCTGATCATCTGGTTGAGCCTGTACCTGAAGCAGCGCGTGAGCTTTGTCTTCGGCCTGCTGTTGCAACTGTTGGGCGGTGCGGCGTTCCTCACGGCGGGGCCGGCGCTGCTGGGGCCGCTCAATGCCGAGGATCTGCGGCCCCTGGCCCACAGCGGGTTCTGGACGCCGCTGGTGCTGGGGCTGGCGGCGTTGGTGGGCGCATGGCGATTGCAGCGCGGCCATTCGGCGGCGGTATTTGAAGCCATGAGCTTGCAGCGCCTGTCCGAGATGTTGTTGATCTGGGGAGCCGGTTGGTGGGCGTTGGCGTGGGTCAGCGAAGTGCTGCGCTTTGCCCCGGTGAACCTGCAGGGCAGCTTGCTGCTGCTCGTCGCGGCGATCAGTGTGGCGCTGTGGACTGTCTTGGCACTGCGTTTGAACTGGCCGGCGCTGGGGCTGCTGTGCACCTTGTTGATTCCGGCGGCGGGTTGCGTGCTGGTGGCGACGGGGCACAGCTACTATCACCCGGCCGCGGATTTCGGCTGGCTGGCCTGGCTGGCGGTATTTGGCGTGCACTTCCTCTCCCTCAAGCGCCTGGCACCGATGCTGCCGGCCCAGGCGCGCAGTACCGCCCATGTGCTCGGTTGCTGGTTGCTGATGGCGGTGTTGATGCTGGAGTTGCGTTACGGCCTGCTGTTGTTGTCCGAGCAGTACAACGCCTGGCGCTGGTTGGGCTGGGCGATTCTGCCGAGCCTGTACCTGGTGTTGATGGCCGCGCCGCGTGCCTGGCCATGGCCGATCTCGGCCCAGTCGCGCGAATACCGAGTCTATGCGGCGGCGCCCATGGCGCTGTTGATGCTCGGCTGGTTCTGGCTGACCAACACCTTCAGCGATGGCACCGCGGAGCCACTGCCCTATGTGCCGCTGCTCAATCCCTTGGAGCTGGGCCTGCTGTTCGCCTTGTTCGGTGTCTATGTGTGGGCCCGCAACGCCGTGGCGCAATCGACGAACCGTTGGAGTCGCGTCGGACACATCGCCCAGTTGGTCGCCGGCGTGTCGCTGTTCGCGTTCTTCACCGCCCTGGTGATGCGCAGCGCCCACCAGTGGATGGGGGTGCCGTTCGAGCTGGATGCGTTGCTTGAGTCCATGTTCGTGCAGGCCGGGTTGTCCATCGTCTGGACCCTGATCGCCCTGGGCCTGATGATTGGTGGTCATCTTCGCCATCGCCGTGAAGTGTGGCTGATCGGCGCGGCGTTGATTGCGCTGGTCGTGGCCAAGCTGTTCTTTGTTGAATTGAGTAACCGTGGCGGTCTGGCGCGGATCGTGTCGTTTATCGGCGTGGGTGTACTGTTGCTGGTGGTGGGCTACTTCGCGCCGCTGCCGCCAAAACGCCCGGAAACGGTCGCGCAGCCCGAACCGCCAATGCCTGTCAGTGAGGGAGTGTCATCTTGA
- a CDS encoding DUF3999 domain-containing protein, translating to MSRTLNRIGLGVVGLWVALSATAQEQPADFAHQVPLALSGEGPWYRLPLPLDVQLQARQTDLSDLRVFNAAGQAQAYALVRESAQSRENRTLTDVKWFPLYNAADDSERAPSVRVQSNANGTLVEVQPSSRLEAGEEELRGWLLDASAIKAPLQQLILDWTSERDGFQRFTIEASDDLQQWQSWGEGQVARLTFADERVEQHEVSLPGQPARYLRLLWDSPSSAPVLTSAQLQSASRESLPLPLVWSKPLAGSTTKAGEYTWQLPMGLNIEQVQVDLSQANSLAPVTLAGRRESSQPWQPLGSGLLYRLTQNGQDVLQNQLQLSGQTIQQLKLTVDERGGGLGPEAPALRFAVRATQVVFLARGDGPYSLALGSATVKTASLPLTTLVPDYKPSRLAALGTATVNGVATATPVTATTPATVETNWKKIGLWAVLLLSVLFLAAMAFSLLRKPPVKS from the coding sequence TTGAGTCGCACGTTGAATCGGATCGGGCTGGGTGTGGTCGGGCTGTGGGTGGCATTGTCGGCAACGGCCCAGGAGCAACCGGCGGACTTTGCCCATCAGGTGCCACTGGCCTTGAGCGGCGAGGGACCGTGGTATCGCCTGCCGTTACCTCTGGACGTACAGCTGCAAGCGCGGCAAACCGACTTGAGCGACCTGCGGGTCTTTAACGCGGCCGGTCAGGCCCAAGCCTACGCGCTGGTTCGTGAGTCGGCGCAGAGCCGGGAAAACCGCACCCTCACCGACGTGAAGTGGTTCCCGCTGTACAACGCCGCCGACGACAGCGAGCGCGCGCCCAGCGTGCGCGTGCAATCGAACGCCAATGGCACGCTGGTGGAAGTCCAGCCGTCCAGTCGGCTTGAGGCGGGAGAGGAGGAACTGCGTGGCTGGTTGCTCGATGCCAGCGCGATCAAGGCGCCGTTGCAGCAGTTGATTCTTGACTGGACCAGCGAACGTGACGGCTTCCAGCGCTTTACCATCGAGGCCAGTGACGACTTACAGCAATGGCAGTCATGGGGCGAAGGCCAGGTGGCGCGCCTGACCTTTGCCGACGAGCGGGTCGAGCAGCATGAAGTGAGCCTGCCGGGGCAACCGGCGCGCTATCTGCGGTTATTGTGGGATTCGCCGTCCTCTGCGCCGGTGCTGACCTCGGCCCAGCTGCAAAGCGCCAGCCGCGAAAGCTTGCCGTTGCCGTTGGTCTGGTCAAAGCCTTTGGCTGGCAGCACCACGAAGGCCGGGGAATACACCTGGCAGCTGCCCATGGGGCTGAATATCGAGCAGGTGCAGGTGGACCTGAGCCAAGCCAACAGCCTGGCGCCGGTGACCTTGGCTGGGCGGCGGGAAAGCAGCCAGCCGTGGCAGCCGCTGGGCAGTGGCTTGTTGTATCGCCTGACCCAGAACGGCCAGGATGTGTTGCAAAACCAACTGCAGCTGTCCGGCCAAACCATTCAGCAATTGAAGCTGACGGTGGACGAGCGGGGCGGCGGCCTGGGTCCAGAAGCCCCGGCCCTGCGCTTTGCCGTGCGCGCGACTCAGGTGGTGTTCCTCGCACGTGGCGACGGGCCCTACAGTCTGGCGCTGGGCAGCGCGACGGTGAAAACCGCCAGTTTGCCCTTGACGACGCTGGTGCCCGATTACAAACCGTCACGCCTGGCGGCGCTGGGTACGGCGACGGTGAATGGGGTGGCAACTGCGACACCGGTTACCGCAACCACACCTGCGACCGTCGAGACCAACTGGAAAAAAATCGGTTTGTGGGCGGTGCTGCTGCTCAGTGTGCTGTTCCTCGCGGCGATGGCGTTCAGCTTGTTGCGCAAGCCGCCAGTCAAATCCTGA
- a CDS encoding class 1 fructose-bisphosphatase produces the protein MSRVTLSRYLIEQTRSNNTPADLRFLIEVVARACKEISHAVSKGALGGVLGSMGTENVQGEVQKKLDVLSNEILLEANEWGGHLAGMASEEMDNAYQIPGKYPKGAYLLVFDPLDGSSNIDINAPVGTIFSVLRCPNEYLSQNEALNEKAFLQPGTEQVAAGYAIYGPQTMLVLTLGDGVKGFTLDREMGSFVLTHEDITIPETTQEFAINMSNQRHWEAPVQRYVAELLAGEEGPLKKNYNMRWVAAMVADVHRILTRGGLFMYPRDSREPSKPGKLRLMYEANPMSFLVEQAGGASTDGHQRILDIQPEGLHQRVAVFLGSKEEVARATAYHKE, from the coding sequence ATGTCCCGCGTTACCTTGAGTCGCTATTTGATTGAGCAGACCCGTAGCAACAACACCCCTGCCGATCTGCGCTTTTTGATCGAAGTGGTGGCGCGTGCGTGCAAGGAGATCAGCCACGCCGTCTCCAAAGGCGCACTGGGTGGTGTCCTGGGCAGCATGGGCACTGAAAACGTGCAGGGCGAAGTGCAGAAGAAGCTCGACGTGCTTTCCAACGAAATCCTGCTCGAAGCCAACGAGTGGGGCGGTCACCTGGCCGGCATGGCCTCCGAGGAAATGGACAACGCCTACCAGATCCCGGGCAAATACCCCAAGGGTGCCTACCTGCTGGTGTTCGATCCACTGGACGGTTCGTCGAACATCGATATCAACGCGCCGGTCGGCACCATCTTCTCGGTACTGCGTTGCCCGAACGAATACCTGAGCCAGAACGAAGCCTTGAATGAAAAGGCTTTCCTGCAGCCAGGCACCGAGCAGGTAGCCGCCGGTTATGCCATCTACGGTCCTCAGACCATGCTGGTGCTGACCCTGGGCGACGGCGTCAAAGGCTTCACCCTGGACCGTGAGATGGGCAGCTTCGTACTGACCCACGAAGACATCACCATTCCTGAAACCACCCAGGAATTCGCCATCAACATGTCCAACCAGCGGCACTGGGAAGCTCCGGTACAGCGCTACGTCGCCGAGCTGCTGGCAGGTGAAGAAGGCCCGCTGAAAAAGAACTACAACATGCGTTGGGTCGCCGCGATGGTCGCGGACGTGCACCGCATCCTGACCCGTGGCGGTTTGTTCATGTACCCGCGCGATAGCCGCGAACCGTCCAAGCCGGGCAAGCTGCGCCTGATGTACGAAGCCAACCCGATGTCGTTCCTGGTGGAGCAGGCGGGTGGCGCGTCCACTGACGGTCACCAGCGCATTCTCGACATCCAGCCTGAAGGCCTGCATCAGCGCGTGGCCGTGTTCCTCGGTTCGAAGGAAGAAGTCGCCCGCGCGACGGCCTATCACAAGGAATAA